GATGGGTGATTTGCCGGAGACTAAAATTATTGGGGTTGTGCCTTATGTTATAGGAGAAGATACTACATTTAGTATTACAAAGCCTGTTTTAGAAGCTTCTAAACTTATGGAAAAAATACTTTTAACAGAACTTGAAAAACTTGGAATGAAAGCAAAAATTAAAAATCCTAATGTAACTATTGAAGAGATAGCAAAAATTAGTTATAAAAGAGGTGCAGAAGATATAATTTATTATAGTGAAAAGGTTAATAATGATTCTAAGATTTAAAATAAAAACCACCTCTACCCAAGGAATATTTGAGAAAATAGCTATAAGAGTTTCAAATGAAGTAAATATAAAACTTGGATTAAGTAGAGATAATGATTTTTTATATATTTATGTTGAAGGTGATGTTGAAAAAATTGAAGAATTTTCTAAAAAATTATCTATTGATTTGCCTATGAGTATTTTTATTGATAATTTAGATGCAGAAGTTGTAGAGGAATTTAAAGATGATTTAAAAAGAGATTTTCCAAAAATATCACTTCCACCTTGCCCTAAATGTTTAAGAGAAGTAAAAGATAGGGAAAATAAAAATTATTATAATCCTTTTCATCATTGTGAAGTATGTGGATACAATACAATTAATCAATGGAAAATGGAAAATGGAAAATTATTATTTGAAAAATTAGCTAATAAGCTAAAAAATGAAGGAAAAATTTATATTCAAACAATGAATGGGGCTTATGAGGTTACTACAAACTTAGAAGATGTTGAAATAGTTGTAGCAAGTGATTTAGGTAGTGTTGCTAAGTTTTTTATGAGTTTTGAGGGAGATGATAAAGCATTAGGAAGTATAGAAAAACCATTAATAAAATTAAAAACAAATTTAAATTTTAAAAAAGAATTTATTGGAAAAAATGCTTATTATGTAAAGCTTCCTGATTGTATGATATTAGAACTGCTTTTTGAAGAAGTTAAAAATGAAATTAAACTACTTGGATTAAAAAAAATAGAAAATCCAACTGATTTTAAATTTGAAGTTAAAAATAAATATAAACCTTTAAAAGTAGTAGTTGCTAATGCAAAAGATATATTAGTATATGAAGGAGATAGGGGTCTTCTTCCTAAATATGAAAATTTTATCACTAATAAGTTTGCTGGTATTTATAAAGAGTATATCTCTTATGGAAAAGAAGATAAAACAATAATTGATAAAGATGTTGATGTTTCTTTTGAAAAGAAAGAATCAAAAGAAGTATATGCAGGGTTTTTTGGAGTTTTAAGACAATGGGAATTAGAAAATAAAACTATAATAGGTTATACTTTTTATAAAAATGGAGAAAATAAAATTTTAATTTATTCTCCTAAATTTGGTCTTGTGGAATATATTGATTTTAATTTTAGGTTTTCATCGTTTGAAGAAATTTTTGCTTTAATTTCTTCTATGAATGAAACAGGCAAAAAACTTATAGAAAACTTTTCAAAAAAAAGAGAAGATTTATTTAATAGAGCGTTGAATTTGGATATTTCAAGTAATAAAAATGGAATTTATTACTTATGGGGTATAATTGGAATGCTACTTGGATTTGGAAATAATATTGATGAAGGATTTAATAAATTAGTTGAAAATGCAAATGATGCATTAACTAAAAAAGGACCAAGAATTGATTATAAAATGAGAGATAATTCTAATTTACTAAATCCTCTTTGGGCTATTAGGACTGCTATGAGTTTTCATTTAGCAGGAGTTGATGATAATTTACTTAGTTATGGAGTAATTGAGAGTTTTGCAGAATTTTTATCAAATCAATATGATATATTAAATAGAGAATCTTCTCTTGATGGGGCTATTATAGTTGGGGATTTGTTCGAAGGAGTCTTACTTGAAAAAATATATTCATACATAAGTAAAAATTATAAAGTTTATATTCCAAAAGCTTTATCTATTAGTGGACCAATTGAGAGTTTTGGTAGTTTAGTTATAAATGCAAAAGTAGAAGATTAATCTTCTACTTTTGCTTTTTTTAATTCTCCAAGTTTATTTACTATGCTATATCCAGCATTAAGCCAATCTTTTATAACACTTTTTAAAACATAGATATGTTTAAATCCATATCTTTTTACTAATATTAATTGCAAATAAGTTAGTTACTTTAAAAATATTTACAACTCTCATTTTTTCAATACTTTTAATAATTTTCCATTATCCATTTTCCATTTTCAATTTGGATTAGTAATTTTTTCATTTTTTATCCTTTTTATTGAATGTGTATTTGTAGTAGTTTTAATGTTTTTTTAATAAAAAAACAAGAATATAAGAAAATCTTATTATAATTATTTCGTAAATTTATTAATAATGCTAAAAAATGTAACATAATGTAAACTATACAAATTTTGTCTTAAATGAATGTACATTTATTATAAATTTTTATGTATAATAAATTACAAATCAAAATTGGGAGGAAAAGATGGAGTTTATGGTTACGATGAGTATAATCCTGCCATGGATTATAGCACTAATTATTTATCTTACAAAGAATGATTTTGTTACTAATGTGTTATCATTTTTGATTTTACCTGTGTTAGCATATTTTGGATGGGTTGTTTATAATTCAAACCTACCAATGATGATACATACACCAGGTTGGCTAAATATTTTAATGGTTGTTTATGATATCGGCTTACTTGGATATTTTCTTTATCAAGGTATAAAGAAAAAAAGCTTTTTAGTAACAAGTTTAGCAGTTGTTCAATTTATTTTATTATTTATAGTATTAGCAATGGTAAATCATAATAATACAGCTGATATTTATATAGATAAAATTACAGCAATGTTTTATATTATTGTAGCAATTGTAGGGGTACCAATTGCAATTTTTGCTACAAAATATATGGAATATGATGAAAAAAGAAAACATGATTTTGTAGCAATTGTTATTTGGTTTTTAGGGGTTATGAATTTTGCAGTTAGTGTAAATAATATTGAGTGGTTTTTTGCATTGTTTGAGACAACAACGCTTGCATCATTTTTAATGATTGGATTTAGAGGTGATAAAGAAGCAACGAATAATGCAGTATTAGCACTTTGGATGAATCAAATTGGTGGAGTTGCGATATTACTTGCATTAATTTTAATGATAAAAACTGCAAATATTTATCACTTTACTGATATTTTATCTTTAAATAATCCAGCAATAATTATTTCAGCACTTGGGTTCTTATCTTTAAGTGCATTAGTAAAAGGTGCTCAACTTCCATTTCATAAATGGTTACTTGGGGCAATGATTGCACCAACTCCTGTTAGTGCAATCTTGCATTCAGCAACAATGGTTAAAATTGCTCCATATCTAATTTTAAGAATTTCACCAGCAATTCATAATACACTGCTTGCAAAATTATTAATTATTACAACAGGATTTGTATTTGTAGTTGCTTCGATTTTAGCCCTTAGAGAGACAAGCTTTAAGAAAATATTAGCTTATTCTACTATTGCATTACTTGGACTGATGATGTTAGCAGCAGCAGTAGGCACTCCAGTAGCAATTGTTGCAAGTTTAACATTAATCGTATTCCATGCTTTTGCAAAAGGGTTTTTATTTGTTGAAGCAGGTGTTCTTGAAAAAGTATTTAATGTTAAATATATTTCTCAAATGAGAAGATTAATTGAAAGAGCACCTCTTACATTAATGTTTATATTCTTTGGATTTTTAAATATGACATTTGTTCCATTTGGTAGTTTAATTGGTAAATGGTTCTTAATTGAAGAAGCAGCAAACTTCTTATCTCATGGTAGTTATATTATATTAATTCTTTATGTTGGAGCAGGTAGTGCATTTTTAAGTATTTTATATATGAAAGTTTTAGGAATTAGTGTTAGAAAAGCTCATAGTATAGAAAAAGTGAGATTTGC
This Caminibacter mediatlanticus TB-2 DNA region includes the following protein-coding sequences:
- a CDS encoding proton-conducting transporter membrane subunit produces the protein MVTMSIILPWIIALIIYLTKNDFVTNVLSFLILPVLAYFGWVVYNSNLPMMIHTPGWLNILMVVYDIGLLGYFLYQGIKKKSFLVTSLAVVQFILLFIVLAMVNHNNTADIYIDKITAMFYIIVAIVGVPIAIFATKYMEYDEKRKHDFVAIVIWFLGVMNFAVSVNNIEWFFALFETTTLASFLMIGFRGDKEATNNAVLALWMNQIGGVAILLALILMIKTANIYHFTDILSLNNPAIIISALGFLSLSALVKGAQLPFHKWLLGAMIAPTPVSAILHSATMVKIAPYLILRISPAIHNTLLAKLLIITTGFVFVVASILALRETSFKKILAYSTIALLGLMMLAAAVGTPVAIVASLTLIVFHAFAKGFLFVEAGVLEKVFNVKYISQMRRLIERAPLTLMFIFFGFLNMTFVPFGSLIGKWFLIEEAANFLSHGSYIILILYVGAGSAFLSILYMKVLGISVRKAHSIEKVRFAPLPFRFNFVSFWYYGWLLALALFIAPFVGNILVDIAKDVVPGNYPIYADGLSLTLNNSTLYFWQIFIALAILVLIHTLPYFIKLKNVDIVHPYNCGELHKRHIETYDFACINVAKPYIIAFSIALFILVVVLGGGLL